A stretch of Podospora bellae-mahoneyi strain CBS 112042 chromosome 5, whole genome shotgun sequence DNA encodes these proteins:
- a CDS encoding hypothetical protein (antiSMASH:Cluster_1; EggNog:ENOG503PAES; SMCOG1034:cytochrome P450; COG:Q) → MQQQFHLGTLIQGHCHEVDMSTMETLDELKSELGRTFGFVDAASITFYSPTIGTLASLEEVKSCDGPVELRGSQDSSVRIPPGPKTLPVVGNHYELYPDPLGNFDRLFSRYGPMIKTVNMGTTTYHTNDPEISRHILLEGEFFTKATSNPSHPLYYLSEQNALFTCDTASPAFAISHKFVPPALSPRAIAHHAPLIRAAARDIFPVLDELSTKDLAFNVYQYMFKMGGQVIWRVVAGQDLQHFKAVNTPPALPIRLFGQYLHLMKKVSLRPAWYGRLPFGDAARLRAVRDELWAEIARALRECASPDGETLSLSDPTASLKATCIADYLSLVRDDKGQGLPEEVLLANTVAVLGAGFTTSASLLSWSLYALVKYPGNQERLLQELVDHGADSEKDWTYDQLHAMKFLDSFIKETQRLHSPSFQTTRNAKKDLILPGGYFIPEGSVVTTCFPSLHKNPAHWDNPLKFDPDRWLEQGFAAQAARKGLYTPFAAGKRGCVGFNLALAEVKMVLAELVYNYKFEDASPEAVLYDPEFLVTRPLNFYASATRRTEWPSKRAE, encoded by the exons ATGCAGCAGCAATTTCACCTCGGGACGCTCATTCAGGGGCACTGCCACGAGGTCGACATGTCCACGATGGAGACACTCGACGAGCTCAAAAGTGAATTGGGGAGGACTTTTGGATTTGTCGATGCAGCGT CGATCACCTTCTATAGCCCCACAATAGGAACACTGGCTTCTCTTGAAGAAGTCAAGTCTTGTGATGGCCCGGTGGAGCTACGAGGCTCCCAAGATTCATCGGTCCGCATTCCGCCCGGACCAAAGACGCTTCCCGTCGTCGGTAACCACTATGAGCTGTATCCCGACCCCCTTGGAAATTTCGACAGACTCTTTTCACGATATGGGCCCATGATCAAGACTGTAAACATGGGAACCACAACTTACCACACCAATGACCCAGAAATATCACGACACATTTTGCTCGAGGGAGAATTCTTCACCAAAGCAACATCCAACCCCTCGCACCCGTTGTACTACCTCAGCGAGCAGAATGCACTCTTCACCTGCGACACAGCATCCCCTGCCTTTGCCATCAGCCACAAATTTGTTCCACCTGCACTGTCACCCCGCGCCATAGCTCACCATGCACCACTCATCAGAGCAGCAGCGCGGGATATTTTCCCCGTCCTCGATGAGCTCTCCACCAAAGACCTTGCATTCAACGTCTATCAATACATGTTCAAAATGGGCGGCCAGGTTATTTGGCGTGTAGTAGCCGGGCAGGACCTGCAGCATTTCAAAGCGGTCAACACACCGCCGGCGTTACCAATCAGGCTGTTTGGGCAATATCTGCACCTCATGAAGAAAGTCTCGCTGCGCCCCGCTTGGTACGGACGACTGCCGTTTGGGGATGCAGCCCGACTTCGTGCAGTGCGCGATGAACTTTGGGCGGAGATTGCCAGAGCCCTGAGGGAATGTGCTTCACCTGACGGGGAGACGCTGTCGCTATCAGATCCGACTGCGTCGTTGAAAGCGACATGTATTGCTGATTATCTCAGCCTGGTTAGAGACGACAAGGGCCAGGGACTACCTGAGGAGGTGCTTTTGGCCAACACTGTGGCGGTGCTGGGTGCTGGTTTCACTACCAGTGCCTCGCTACTGTCATGGAGTCTCTATGCGCTAGTAAAATATCCAGGCAATCAAGAGAGGCTCCTGCAAGAGCTTGTCGACCATGGGGCAGACAGCGAGAAGGACTGGACTTACGACCAGTTGCATGCCATGAAGTTTCTCGACTCCTTCATCAAAGAAACGCAGCGGCTCCACAGTCCAAGTTTCCAGACAACGAGAAACGCAAAGAAGGATCTCATCTTGCCTGGTGGTTACTTCATCCCGGAGGGCTCCGTCGTCACGACGTGCTTTCCAAGCCTGCACAAGAATCCAGCTCACTGGGACAACCCATTGAAATTTGACCCAGACAGGTGGCTCGAGCAGGGGTTTGCTGCCCAGGCAGCTCGCAAGGGGCTTTACACACCCTTTGCTGCGGGTAAGAGAGGATGTGTGGGGTTTAATTTGGCACTGGCCGAGGTCAAGATGGTGCTGGCTGAATTGGTATACAACTACAAGTTTGAGGATGCGTCGCCGGAAGCTGTTCTTTATGACCCAGAGTTTCTGGTCACTCGGCCACTCAACTTCTATGCGAGTGCCACGAGGAGGACGGAATGGCCATCGAAGAGAGCTGAGTAA
- the img2 gene encoding 54S ribosomal protein img2, mitochondrial (EggNog:ENOG503P6ZK; COG:S), with the protein MLRPTLLPSRLLRQQPTLTPLLRQFLSTAPSQPQTPSPSPPQSLPRQSQKTYFPFALGRSRTNNYSVYQDAKRGGNFKLTIIKKIEGNRIAFKQELAKALNLSPNDIRVNSLTGHVEVRGHHRSEIVAFLEERGL; encoded by the exons ATGCTTCgaccaaccctcctcccctcccgcctcctccggcaacaaccaaccctcaCGCCCCTCCTCAGACAGTTCCTTTCCACAGCTCCCAGccaaccccaaacaccctccccatccccaccacaatCCCTCCCAAGACAAAGTCAAAAGACATACTTCCCCTTCGCCCTCGGCCGCTCCCGCACAAACAACTACTCCGTCTACCAGGACGCCAAGCGCGGCGGCAATTTCAAGCTCACAATCATCAAAAAGATCGAGGGGAACAGGATAGCCTTCAAGCAGGAGCTTGCCAAGGCGCTGAATCTGTCGCCAAACGACATCAGAGTCAACAGTTTGACGGGGCATGTGGAAGTTCGG GGGCACCATAGGTCAGAGATTGTTGCTTTcctggaggagagggggttgtaA
- a CDS encoding hypothetical protein (antiSMASH:Cluster_1; COG:S; MEROPS:MER0000432; EggNog:ENOG503NZM0), which produces MMLLRLVTLATSLLGLVTPALTIPSPAVPFKVKPFRVNLSKNVPHMLDLIRSTQLPAKPQYPGIGSSFGIDLDALKALKQEWLHDFDWEREQASINKFHHYAVTIEGLQIHFIHEKSKDPNAIPLLLCHGWPGSFLEFLPIIKDLTQQARTSTGRNVSFDIIIPSLPGFAFSSSPPQNWTLDDTARVYNTLMTKVLGYETYAVHGTAHGVAISFTLYDEFNTTARAAHLVFMFFHPTTPEEISARNISLSPLEQFELQRSVEWGVNGMGYFVMQTTKPNTVGLALHDNPVGQLAWIGDKYIDCRVALTQAAGTSLTFFTGSDPRAGTAPSILTTNELLRCVSLYYLTLTFRSSIYIYAQDPGAFERVPRRARTDAPLLVSFFKYNTAFWPREVIAMVGNLTEYRNHDFGGTFAGLDNPPALIEDLREIGTDWQY; this is translated from the exons ATGATGCTGCTCAGACTGGTAACCCTCGCGACATCGCTGCTTGGTCTTGTTACACCGGCATTGACGATCCCATCACCTGCGGTTCCCTTCAAGGTTAAACCATTTCGGGTAAACCTTTCGAAGAATGTCCCTCACATGCTGGATCTCATCCGGTCAACACAGCTTCCGGCGAAACCGCAGTATCCAGGGATTGGGTCTTCCTTCGGGATTGATCTCGACGCTCTCAAAGCACTGAAGCAAGAATGGCTTCATGATTTTGACTGGGAACGAGAACAAGCGTCTATCAACAA atTCCATCATTACGCAGTGACGATTGAGGGTCTCCAAATCCACTTCATCCACGAAAAGTCCAAAGACCCAAACGCAATACCATTGCTTCTATGCCATGGCTGGCCCGGCTCGTTTCTAGAGTTTCtacccatcatcaaagacCTGACCCAACAAGCAAGAACGTCCACCGGCAGAAATGTCTCAtttgacatcatcatcccttCACTGCCCGGGTTTgcattctcatcatccccgccaCAAAATTGGACGTTGGATGACACAGCACGTGTGTACAACACGCTCATGACGAAGGTCCTTGGCTATGAAACCTACGCTGTCCACGGAACTGCTCATGGCGTGGCTATCTCGTTTACTTTGTACGATGAGTTCAACACCACAGCAAGAGCTGCCCATCTTGTGTTTATGTTCTTTCATCCTACTACCCCTGAGGAGATTTCAGCGAGGAATATTTCTCTTTCGCCGCTGGAGCAATTCGAATTGCAAAGGTCGGTGGAATGGGGCGTCAATGGTATGGGATATTTTGTTATGCAGACAACCAAG CCCAACACAGTTGGCTTGGCCCTACACGACAACCCTGTAGGACAACTAGCCTGGATAGGCGACAAGTACATTGACTGTAGGGTAGCCCTGACACAGGCCGCTGGCACATCACTGACATTCTTCACAGGGTCGGACCCAAGAGCCGGTACAGCCCCATCCATATTAACGACAAACGAATTGTTGCGTTGTGTTTCACTCTACTACCTCACGCTGACATTTCGTTCATCGATATACATCTACGCTCAAGATCCGGGTGCCTTTGAAAGAGTGCCGAGACGGGCGAGGACGGATGCGCCGCTTCTTGTGAGCTTCTTCAAGTACAACACTGCTTTTTGGCCTCGGGAGGTGATTGCAATGGTTGGGAATCTTACCGAGTATCGAA ATCATGATTTTGGAGGTACCTTTGCCGGGCTGGATAACCCGCCGGCTTTGATAGAGGACTTGAGGGAGATTGGAACTGACTGGCAATATTGA
- a CDS encoding hypothetical protein (antiSMASH:Cluster_1; EggNog:ENOG503PFTT; COG:C) gives MAQITSAHLQTHNTAKDLWVAVHGYVYDLTSFAADHPGGIEVLLECAGTDASEPYDYAGHGDDATTTMQKFRVGELAGCRHAKSKTNTGGGRPVAESAGGKGSSSWNVRAASVFNSRMILSCLIGGAALLGLKLLQRAPVEGGDGRSFSGVEPVYSFLGGLLVATVVCLVGAGYVYNEFNRTLKPEKEVFDYPALIPRRRDKKLETLST, from the exons ATGGCACAAATCACCAGCGCACACCTCCAGACGCACAACACAGCCAAAGACCTCTGGGTGGCAGTTCATGGATACG TCTACGACCTGACCTCATTCGCAGCCGACCACCCTGGCGGCATTGAAGTCCTTCTCGAATGCGCCGGCACTGACGCAAGCGAGCCGTACGACTACGCTGGGCATGGCGATGATGCGACAACGACGATGCAAAAGTTTAGGGTTGGGGAGCTCGCTGGGTGTCGCCATGCCAAGAGTAAGACGAACACGGGTGGGGGGAGGCCTGTTGCAGAGTCTGCTGGTGGTAAggggtcgtcgtcgtggaaTGTAAGGGCCGCATCGGTGTTCAATTCCAGGATGATTTTGTCCTGTCTGATCGGCGGTGCTGCGTTGCTTGGGTTGAAATTACTTCAGCGAGCGCctgttgaagggggggatgggcgATCGTTCAGTGGGGTGGAACCAGTGTATTCGTTCTTGGGGGGGTTGCTTGTCGCGACGGTGGTCTgtcttgttggtgctggGTATGTCTACAATGAGTTTAATCGGACGCTCAAgcctgagaaggaggtgTTCGATTATCCAGCGCTCATTCCAAGGAGAAGAGACAAAAAGCTTGAAACATTGAGCACTTAG
- a CDS encoding hypothetical protein (SMCOG1177:asparagine synthase; EggNog:ENOG503NU53; COG:E; antiSMASH:Cluster_1), whose translation MCGITASIALPRGRLDSQPAVAKQTPPAHNSAQINGSTFSAGLIEKQLRSSIDILNHRGPDEAGVWISQDSSIALGHCRLSINDLSPSGSQPLVSDDGSIHAVVNGEIYDQDRLWEECREQHGYQFRGESDSELVVALYKIHGAPHFFKYLRGEFAFVLYDRREGKRRVIAARDRFGIKPLVWTVSNDRLLIASEAKAFLPLGWKAEWDVDAIVSGGWMLDDRTLFKGVRKVLPGHWLQVTEEKGIEDQVYWDAEYEDKTKVETRPLEEMVEGVRERLVDSIRLRLRADVPVGIYLSGGIDSSAVAGIVTHLAKTEHVKIGDRAPTTPVTCFSVRFPEESGYDESSIAERTAKWLGVETIKVDVNEARLASDFSDTVWHCEHHHFDLNTVAKFALSTLPRDHGVKVVLTGEGADEHFAGYPYFPAEFLCEPDLALPDTTLSSDNELREAMRQTTDAEMRTIWRNIGANQYDGRLDHPSLSDANARGMAESILAWHPTQGLFAPWVQSKFQDLDCRATLITSHPASVRAKMRGRWHPLHTALYMWNKSCLANVLLSCLGDRTEMAHSVEARTPFLDHHLAEYVNRLPPSLKLSYNPPETSTPKQGEKQGPLWKTAGSGLHSLTEKWILREAVRPFITDELYRRRKHPFLAPTKWPKGGPLHRMFETLLTRQAVEGLGFVNWAAVEHALQTGFGDHADPKAFRTLSYVAAWVTLGEKFAVGQSKVNGSA comes from the exons ATGTGCGGCATCACAGCCAGCATTGCCCTCCCGCGAGGCAGGCTTGATTCACAGCCTGCCGTCGCCAaacaaactcctccagcacACAATTCAGCTCAGATAAATGGTTCAACGTTCTCGGCTGGTCTCATTGAAAAGCAACTTCGGTCCTCCATCGACATCCTGAATCATCGTGGCCCAGATGAAGCCGGAGTCTGGATCAGCCAAGACAGCAGCATTGCCCTTGGTCACTGCCGCTTATCCATCAACGACCTTTCTCCCAGCGGCTCCCAACCCCTTGTCAGTGATGATGGAAGCATCCATGCTGTCGTAAACGGGGAGATCTATGACCAAGATAGACTGTGGGAGGAGTGTCGCGAGCAGCATGGCTACCAATTTCGAGGAGAAAGCGACAGTGAACTCGTGGTAGCCTTGTACAAGATCCACGGCGCTCCTCATTTCTTCAAGTACTTGCGGGGAGAATTTGCATTCGTCTTGTATGATCGTCGTgaggggaaaagaagagTGATCGCTGCTCGCGATCGGTTCGGTATCAAGCCGTTGGTGTGGACTGTATCGAACGATCGACTCTTGATCGCCTCAGAGGCCAAGGCTTTTTTGCCTCTGGGATGGAAGGCCGAGTGGGACGTTGATGCTATCGTCAGCGGTGGGTGGATGCTTGACGACAGGACCCTCTTCAAGGGAGTCCGCAAGGTCCTTCCTGGGCATTGGCTTCAGGTGacagaggagaaggggatcGAAGATCAAGTATACTGGGACGCTGAGTATGAAGATAAG ACCAAAGTCGAGACAAGGCCACTTGAAGAGATGGTCGAAGGTGTTCGTGAAAGGCTGGTCGATTCGATTCGTCTCAGGCTGCGCGCTGATGTCCCAGTTGGCATTTACCTGTCTGGTGGCATCGACTCGTCAGCTGTCGCTGGTATCGTCACCCACCTGGCAAAGACGGAGCATGTAAAAATTGGAGATCGTGCACCAACCACTCCAGTCACCTGCTTCAGTGTTCGATTCCCAGAAGAATCCGGTTATGACGAGTCCAGTATCGCAGAAAGAACAGCAAAATGGCTTGGGGTTGAAACCATCAAAGTCGATGTCAACGAGGCACGTCTGGCAAGTGACTTTTCCGACACCGTGTGGCATTGCGAGCATCACCACTTCGACCTCAACACCGTGGCCAAGTTTGCTCTGTCTACGCTACCTCGAGATCATGGTGTCAAGGTCGTTCTCACGGGTGAAGGAGCCGACGAGCATTTTGCTGGATATCCCTACTTCCCTGCCGAGTTTCTCTGCGAGCCAGACCTCGCGCTGCCAGATACGACACTCAGCTCTGACAACGAGCTTCGCGAGGCCATGAGACAGACAACGGATGCCGAGATGAGAACCATCTGGCGCAATATCGGTGCTAACCAGTACGACGGCCGGCTCGACCACCCCTCGCTTTCCGACGCGAACGCCCGGGGTATGGCTGAGAGTATCCTGGCGTGGCATCCCACCCAGGGCCTCTTTGCACCCTGGGTCCAATCCAAGTTCCAAGACCTCGACTGCCGGGCCACGCTTATTACATCACACCCAGCTTCTGTTCGCGCCAAGATGCGAGGGCGCTGGCACCCACTGCACACTGCCCTGTACATGTGGAATAAGAGCTGTCTTGCCAATGTCCTTTTGTCGTGTCTGGGCGACCGGACAGAGATGGCACACAGTGTCGAGGCACGTACCCCTTTCCTGGATCATCACTTGGCCGAGTACGTGAACCGACTTCCTCCCAGCCTTAAGCTATCGTACAATCCCCCCGAAACATCCACGCCAAAACAAGGAGAAAAGCAGGGTCCCCTTTGGAAGACAGCCGGCTCTGGTCTTCACAGTCTTACTGAAAAATGGATTCTACGTGAGGCGGTAAGACCATTCATTACTGATGAGCTTTACCGACGGAGAAAACACCCTTTCCTGGCACCAACCAAATGGCCTAAAGGGGGTCCTTTGCACCGCATGTTTGAGACCCTCCTGACCAGGCAGGCAGTTGAGGGCCTCGGCTTTGTGAACTGGGCCGCAGTTGAGCATGCACTGCAAACGGGGTTCGGCGACCATGCTGATCCGAAAGCGTTCCGTACTCTGAGTTATGTGGCCGCATGGGTAACGTTGGGCGAGAAATTCGCGGTCGGACAGTCAAAGGTGAATGGCTCCGCATAA
- a CDS encoding hypothetical protein (EggNog:ENOG503P4FP; antiSMASH:Cluster_1; COG:J) gives MSHLPCFCYKGFGEEKRQELWYSQAVRIGDKIECSGQGGWNPETSEIHKSLSDEFDQAFKNVDLALRTAGGKGWCQVYKIRVYLTIIDDEAVEALVRNLRTWMPDHQPIMTAIGVNKLGLEGMRIEVEAVAHDPEGAAKNAAEEAAGSH, from the exons ATGTCCCACCTTCCGTGCTTTTGCTACAAAGGATTTGGCGAAGAGAAGCGCCAGGAGCTTTGGTACAGCCAGGCTGTGCGTATCGGAGACAAAATTGAGTGCTCTGGTCAAG GCGGCTGGAACCCCGAAACAAGCGAAATCCACAAGAGCTTGTCCGACGAGTTCGACCAGGCGTTCAAGAATGTCGATCTAGCCCTTCGCACCGCTGGCGGAAAGGGGTGGTGCCAGGTGTACAAAATCCGTGTGTATCTTACCATCATTGACGACGAAGCGGTTGAGGCGTTGGTTCGCAACCTGAGGACGTGGATGCCGGATCATCAGCCTATTATGACGGCGATTGGGGTGAATAAGCTGGGCTTGGAAGGGATGAGGATCGAGGTGGAGGCTGTAGCTCATGATCCCGAGGGGGCTGCGAAGAATGCTGCGGAGGAGGCAGCTGGTTCGCATTAG
- a CDS encoding hypothetical protein (antiSMASH:Cluster_1) has product MPPERHFRIQLCTDAAEILITSKQLFVWIFTANMWGLASCALFKMNGSLVPDREDLMKGLF; this is encoded by the exons ATGCCCCCTGAACGGCATTTCCGGATTCAACTTTG CACCGATGCGGCGGAGATCCTTATAACGAGCAAACAACTGTTTGTTTGGATTTTCACTGCCAACATGTGGGGCCTTGCGAGCTGTGCATTGTTCAAAATGAATGGGTCCCTCGTTCCTGATCGTGAGGACTTGATGAAGGGTTTgttttga
- a CDS encoding hypothetical protein (EggNog:ENOG503P1YI; antiSMASH:Cluster_1; SMCOG1010:NAD-dependent epimerase/dehydratase; COG:S), translating into MTNPSAAPVSTKFLNVLVIGANGYLGTAICSAFLRTNAPPTSFRVHGLIRRESAAHQLAMNEVIPIIGSLSEPDMVRTAVLSHSPVWDIIVTCTEPSRATEAAHWSDLLAFIQDLASASASHGVRPFVLWSSGCKDYGTTGLHGEKSLTPHSEDSPLQSHPIIRGRMDAALRVLEVAGAEGSDFTAAVVRATPVFGYSGSYYGAAFDYAAAFAGAFGKDDIRSRTLDFTSDEGTIMHGVHVDDCGEGYAALATAALPDDDRRRSIAGKVFNISGRRYETLREVGAALAQEYGFGHGARFGVAQDELPEAVSGHNCGLVFGWSQWVSSERIRNLTHWCDKRSLFSENIGVYRLAYEAAVEAGLDDVEKVRRRMAGNWRDDHKAAE; encoded by the coding sequence ATGACCAACCCGTCAGCAGCACCAGTTTCAACCAAGTTCCTAAACGTCCTTGTCATCGGCGCAAATGGCTACCTTGGAACTGCCATTTGCAGCGCCTTTCTACGAACCAACgctccaccaacctcctttcGAGTACATGGCCTCATCCGCCGCGAATCAGCCGCCCACCAACTGGCAATGAACGAagtcatccccatcatcggCTCTCTCTCCGAACCCGACATGGTCCGCACGGCTGTCTTGTCCCACAGCCCTGTCTGGGACATAATCGTCACCTGCACCGAACCCTCCAGAGCCACCGAAGCAGCCCACTGGTCTGACCTCTTGGCGTTCATCCAGGACTTGGCCTCGGCGTCCGCCTCCCACGGGGTTCGCCCCTTCGTCCTCTGGTCGTCCGGCTGTAAAGACTACGGCACGACAGGATTACACGGTGAAAAGAGCCTCACGCCGCATTCGGAGGACTCACCGCTTCAGTCTCACCCCATCATCCGCGGCCGGATGGACGCCGCGTTGCGCGTTCTTGAGGTGGCCGGTGCCGAAGGATCCGACTTTACGGCTGCCGTGGTGAGGGCTACACCTGTCTTTGGATACAGCGGGAGCTACTACGGCGCTGCGTTCGATTATGCCGCGGCATTTGCTGGTGCCTTCGGGAAAGATGATATCAGGAGTCGAACCCTGGACTTCACGTCGGATGAGGGGACGATCATGCATGGAGTTCACGTTGATGACTGCGGTGAAGGGTACGCGGCCCTGGCGACGGCGGCTCTACCGGACGATGATCGTAGACGGAGTATCGCTGGCAAGGTCTTCAACATTTCTGGGAGGAGATATGAGACATTGCGCGAAGTAGGCGCCGCGTTAGCGCAGGAGTATGGATTCGGACACGGAGCGAGGTTCGGTGTAGCTCAAGACGAGCTGCCAGAAGCGGTTTCTGGGCATAATTGTGGACTCGTCTTTGGCTGGAGCCAATGGGTGAGCAGTGAAAGGATTCGGAACCTGACCCATTGGTGTGACAAACGGTCGCTCTTCTCAGAGAATATCGGCGTCTATAGGCTGGCTTATGaagctgctgttgaggctggatTGGATGACGTGGAAAAAGTGAGAAGACGGATGGCTGGGAACTGGAGGGATGATCACAAGGCTGCGGAGTAG
- the INT6 gene encoding eukaryotic translation initiation factor 3 subunit E (EggNog:ENOG503NWSQ; antiSMASH:Cluster_1; COG:J) translates to MASTTASGGSEYDLLNKLAPNLDRHMIFPLLEFSASQLVDEDGQVRDEAKARQITQAKFALTKRTNMTDYVANLYCELEGLDEAPAEYTERKKQVFSQLENYEQQTAKITELLERDDVVNALRSDKVANLEFLKREHDVTIDMVNALFDLGNLQYSCGNYGDATETLYRFRVLSTDNDKVAYATWGRLACEILTMSWESALEEVQKVREVIDSKLSQNPLAQLQHRTSLIHWALFPLFNYDKAREPILDLFFNAGYINTIQANCPWILRYLAVAVITNRTKAKNMGVQQKQMKDIVRIVKQEAYEYQDPITRFVHALCIDFDFEEAQQQLVLAEEVLRGDFFLLNHADEFVDSARHLIFESYCKIHARISLTDLSARLGLNAEAAEKWIVNLIRDTRLDAKIDYKEGTVVMNHPPTSVYQQVIEKTKGGFFRTQVLTSAVGGRS, encoded by the exons atggcttccaccaccgccagcggcgGGTCCGAGTACGACCTGCTCAACAAGCTCgcccccaacctcgaccgcCACATGatctttccccttctcgaGTTCAGCGCCAGCCAGcttgttgacgaggatggaCAGGTCAGGGATGAAGCCAAGGCGCGCCAGATCACACAGGCCAAGTTTGCGCTCACGAAGCGCACCAACATGACCGACTACGTCGCCAACCTGTACTGCGAGCTCGAAGGCCTCGACGAAGCCCCCGCCGAGTACACCGAGAGGAAAAAGCAGGTCTTCAGCCAGCTGGAGAACTACGAGCAACAGACCGCAAAGATCACAGAGCTCCTCGAGCGCGACGACGTTGTTAATGCCCTCCGAAGCGACAAGGTGGCCAACTTGGAGTTCTTGAAGCGGGAGCACGAT GTCACCATCGACATGGTCAACGCCCTCTTCGACCTGGGCAACCTTCAGTATAGCTGCGGTAACTACGGTGATGCCACTGAGACCCTCTACCGCTTCCGCGTCCTTTCCACAGACAACGACAAGGTCGCCTACGCCACATGGGGTAGACTGGCTTGCGAGATCCTCACCATGAGCTGGGAgtcggcgttggaggaggttcaAAAGGTCCGCGAAGTTATCGACTCGAAGCTGTCGCAAAACCCCCTCGCCCAACTGCAACACCGGACTTCCCTCATCCACTGGGctctcttccccctcttcaactACGACAAGGCCCGTGAGCccatcctcgacctcttcttcaacgccggatacatcaacaccatccaggCCAACTGCCCTTGGATCCTGCGCTACCTTGCCGTGGCTGTTATCACCAACCGCACCAAGGCTAAGAACATGGGGGTccagcagaagcagatgaAGGACATTGTCCGCATCGTCAAGCAGGAGGCCTACGAGTACCAGGACCCCATTACCCGCTTTGTACACGCCCTGTGCATCGACTTCGATTTCGAGGAGGCCCAGCAACAGCTCGTCCTTGCTGAGGAGGTCCTCCGCGGCGACTTCTTCCTTCTTAACCATGCTGATGAGTTCGTCGACTCGGCCAGACATCTCATCTTCGAGAGCTACTGCAAGATCCACGCCCGTATTTCCCTTACCGACCTCAGCGCACGGTTGGGTCTCAAcgccgaggctgccgagAAGTGGATTGTCAACCTGATCCGCGACACCAGGTTGGACGCCAAGATTGACTACAAGGAGGGCACAGTCGTCATGAACCACCCACCGACCTCTGTCTACCAGCAGGTGATTGAGAAGACAAAGGGCGGTTTCTTCCGGACACAGGTTTTGACTTCCGCGGTTGGTGGCAGGTCATaa
- a CDS encoding hypothetical protein (antiSMASH:Cluster_1), whose translation MNTGQGELAKMMLSSLFSLGWAL comes from the coding sequence ATGAATACAGGACAGGGAGAATTGGCCAAGATGATGTTGTCCTCGTTATTCTCGCTGGGATGGGCACTATAG